From one Xiphophorus hellerii strain 12219 chromosome 18, Xiphophorus_hellerii-4.1, whole genome shotgun sequence genomic stretch:
- the scn2b gene encoding sodium channel regulatory subunit beta-2 isoform X2, translating to MSSPEQEMRSGVQLVSALLLLLSLSGCSSMDVLVSSYINALNGTTVTIPCTFTSCYKIDRTKFAMNWTYQETLNNTEEKFMTYDKNKGMQPVPSNRFGDRVVFSGNLEKNDLSITLQDVQLEDEGLYNCYVRNPPDRIQGHGVINFNVVTELPPPRDSTIAVAIGASVGGALALLILSMVVVKCLRRHRKQELISEEKMEEEGKLEPEAVAEEGTK from the exons ATGTCTTCGCCCGAGCAGGAGATGAGGTCTGGCGTTCAGCTGGTGAgcgcgctgctgctgctgctctcgcTCTCTG gttGTTCGAGCATGGATGTTCTAGTGTCCAGTTACATCAATGCACTCAATGGGACAACTGTCACAATCCCCTGCACCTTCACTTCCTGCTACAAGATTGACCGGACCAAGTTTGCTATGAATTGGACTTACCAAGAGACCCTAAACAATACAGAGGAAAAG TTCATGACTTATGATAAGAATAAAGGAATGCAACCAGTACCTTCAAACCGGTTTGGAGACAGGGTTGTGTTTTCTGGTAACCTGGAGAAGAATGACTTATCGATCACGCTACAGGACGTTCAACTGGAGGACGAGGGGCTTTACAACTGTTATGTGAGGAACCCCCCAGATCGCATCCAAGGACATGGTGTCATTAACTTCAATGTTGTCACAGAAC TTCCCCCTCCAAGAGATTCAACCATTGCTGTTGCTATTGGGGCATCAGTGGGGGGAGCTTTAGCTCTGCTAATCCTTTCAATGGTGGTGGTGAAATGTCTTCGCCGACATCGGAAGCAAGAACTGATTtcagaggaaaagatggaagaGGAGGGAAAGCTCGAGCCTGAAGCTGTTGCAGAGGAGGGAACCAAGTAA
- the scn2b gene encoding sodium channel regulatory subunit beta-2 isoform X1: MSSPEQEMRSGVQLVSALLLLLSLSGCSSMDVLVSSYINALNGTTVTIPCTFTSCYKIDRTKFAMNWTYQETLNNTEEKFMTYDKNKGMQPVPSNRFGDRVVFSGNLEKNDLSITLQDVQLEDEGLYNCYVRNPPDRIQGHGVINFNVVTELPPPRDSTIAVAIGASVGGALALLILSMVVVKCLRRHRKQELISEEKMEEEGKLEPEAVAEEGTKLPQ, from the exons ATGTCTTCGCCCGAGCAGGAGATGAGGTCTGGCGTTCAGCTGGTGAgcgcgctgctgctgctgctctcgcTCTCTG gttGTTCGAGCATGGATGTTCTAGTGTCCAGTTACATCAATGCACTCAATGGGACAACTGTCACAATCCCCTGCACCTTCACTTCCTGCTACAAGATTGACCGGACCAAGTTTGCTATGAATTGGACTTACCAAGAGACCCTAAACAATACAGAGGAAAAG TTCATGACTTATGATAAGAATAAAGGAATGCAACCAGTACCTTCAAACCGGTTTGGAGACAGGGTTGTGTTTTCTGGTAACCTGGAGAAGAATGACTTATCGATCACGCTACAGGACGTTCAACTGGAGGACGAGGGGCTTTACAACTGTTATGTGAGGAACCCCCCAGATCGCATCCAAGGACATGGTGTCATTAACTTCAATGTTGTCACAGAAC TTCCCCCTCCAAGAGATTCAACCATTGCTGTTGCTATTGGGGCATCAGTGGGGGGAGCTTTAGCTCTGCTAATCCTTTCAATGGTGGTGGTGAAATGTCTTCGCCGACATCGGAAGCAAGAACTGATTtcagaggaaaagatggaagaGGAGGGAAAGCTCGAGCCTGAAGCTGTTGCAGAGGAGGGAACCAA attACCACAGTAG